The following are encoded in a window of Clostridium thermarum genomic DNA:
- a CDS encoding ABC transporter ATP-binding protein codes for MEKEKILSIRDLSISFKTSSGRVNAIRGVDLDLYRGETLAIVGESGSGKSVTMKAAMGILSNNGEVNSGSINFTYYRDGEKVEVDILKLSKKEMRKRINGKRIAMIFQDPMTSLNPTMTIGAQIVEGMIWHYKTPKKEAYKRAIELLELVGINDAEKRIKNYPHQLSGGMRQRVVIAIALACNPDLLICDEPTTALDVTIQAKILELIKDIQKKMNISVIYITHDLGVVAKVADYVAVMYAGKIVEKGTVDEVFYDPRHPYTWGLLSAMPDLETKDDKLYTIPGTPPNLASEVKGDPFAPRNIYALNIDNRLEPPMFKITDTHYAATWLLHEKAPKVEMPEELRNRIDRMLKEAHQDAK; via the coding sequence ATGGAAAAAGAAAAGATATTATCAATTAGAGATTTATCTATATCCTTCAAGACATCATCCGGCAGGGTAAATGCTATCCGAGGGGTGGACCTAGATCTATACAGAGGAGAAACTCTGGCAATAGTAGGAGAAAGCGGCAGTGGTAAGTCTGTTACCATGAAAGCTGCCATGGGAATATTAAGCAACAATGGAGAGGTTAATTCCGGATCCATTAATTTCACTTACTATAGAGATGGTGAAAAAGTTGAAGTAGATATATTAAAGCTTTCAAAGAAGGAAATGAGAAAGAGGATAAACGGAAAGCGTATAGCAATGATCTTCCAAGATCCGATGACTTCCCTTAATCCTACTATGACCATTGGGGCACAAATTGTTGAAGGTATGATATGGCACTATAAAACTCCTAAAAAGGAAGCCTACAAAAGGGCTATTGAACTACTGGAGCTTGTTGGTATTAATGATGCTGAAAAGCGTATTAAAAATTATCCTCACCAGCTTTCCGGTGGTATGAGACAAAGAGTTGTTATAGCTATAGCACTGGCATGTAACCCTGACCTCTTGATCTGTGATGAACCTACCACAGCTTTAGATGTTACAATCCAGGCAAAGATATTAGAGCTTATAAAGGATATTCAAAAGAAGATGAATATATCCGTCATATACATTACTCATGACCTGGGAGTTGTGGCAAAGGTTGCGGATTATGTAGCGGTTATGTATGCAGGAAAAATTGTAGAAAAAGGAACTGTAGACGAGGTTTTCTATGATCCAAGACATCCTTACACCTGGGGCTTGTTATCGGCAATGCCTGACTTGGAGACAAAGGATGATAAACTTTATACCATACCCGGGACACCGCCAAACCTGGCAAGCGAAGTGAAGGGAGACCCCTTCGCTCCAAGAAACATATACGCATTGAATATTGATAACCGCCTTGAACCTCCAATGTTTAAAATTACGGATACTCATTATGCTGCAACCTGGCTATTGCACGAAAAGGCGCCTAAGGTTGAAATGCCCGAAGAGCTGAGGAACAGGATAGACAGAATGTTAAAGGAGGCGCATCAAGATGCAAAATAA